Part of the Bradyrhizobium sp. AZCC 1721 genome, TGATGGGCTACTCGTGAATTGCTGCCGTGGGGAGAGCCAACATGCCAGCCTATGTTCATCATGATGGCATTGAGCCAGGTTTCGTCCTTTGTCCGAGCTGTGTCGGACTTCCGATGTATGTGCGCGACGTCGAACCGCATTGGAACCAGGCAAAGATTGACTTCACCTATGAGTGTGCCGATTGCGGTGCCGAAGTTCGTCAGACCATTATGAAGCCGCAACTGCGGCATTAGTGGCAATTCGTAGGGTGGGCAAAGCCAAAGGCGTGCCCACCATTTTCGACATTTGCACGCGCGTGATGGTGGGCACGCGGAGCCTGTCATCACTCCGCGAGCGGCCTTGCGCTCGTCGCCGGGCGCGCGTTCGCGCGACCCGTTGGTTTTGCCCACCCTACACAGCAGCTTCAAACCTGCCTCACCACCCCGGGCTGCCCGGAATCGCATTCCAAGGCGTCGCGATCCCAATTTGCCGCGATTGCCACGGCCTCATAGGTGCTGTGCAGGAAATCGAGCAGCGCCTTGTCGGGATCGGCAGCCGTCCGGACAGCGTCGTATGGTAGAATGAATTCGCCGAGCGCTTCGCTGAAGAACGCCGCATCCGGTTGCACCTTCGCCGCGCGAAAACCCGGCGGCTCGGGATAGGCATAGGAATAGAAGGCGGGATAATCGATAGCGCCACCGCCCGGCCAGAACCCGGCGCTGCTGACTTCGTGTGAATAGGCTTCATGTGCAACCGCGTCGGGCAAATGCGGCACGCCGCCGGGATGGCGTGGCGCGCGGCGTCCCGAGAAGCGCGTCACCGCGAGATCGAAACTGCCCCAGAAGAAATGCACCGGGCTGGCCTTGCCGAGGAAGCCGGTTCGGAATTGCTTGAAGATGCGGTCGCAGTTGACGAGAATTTGCAGGAAGCATCCGACGGCATCTGGATCGTAGGCGGCGTGCACGGTGTCCTCGGAGAATTTTATCGGATCGGGCAGTTCGTTCGGCATCTCGTCGATGGCAACGGCAATGCCGAGCTCGGCAAGCGCTGCCATCGTGGCAGCATAGAAGCTGGCGACCGAATGTCCTGCTAGCACAAATTGCTCTAGCGAGCCGTCGCTGGTCGAGATGCGCAGCGTGTGGTCAATGAAATCGAAGTCGATCTGGAACGTTCGTGCGCCGTCGGGCACTGGCGATGTCGTCAATCCGCGCGACGTGACATAAAGCGCCACGTGCCAGGAATGATTGAGCCATGGCGATTTAGCGAGGCGGATCTTGCCGACGATCTGGGTCCAAAGATGGAGCGTCGCATAGGTGTCACGCCACGCCGCGGTCGGCAATTCCGGCCACCGGACTTGCGAATTATTGCTCATGCTAGAACCTTTGCGTGCAGACCGGGAGGTCGAAGGCCTATCACGAATTCATAAGGCGTTTGGAAACTATACCTCACGATTTCGTGCATTCCGGGCAGCGCCGCGCGCTGCGCTCTCGAAGGACTAGATTGGGCGGCATTCGTAAGAGAGAACGCCGCCCATCGTTGCATCAGCCATGCAGCTTGTTCGCGGTCTCCGCGATTACGCGCCCCTGATAGCGCGCACCGGCGAGTTCGTTTTCGCTCGGCTGGCGGCTGCCGTCGCCGCCGGTGATCGTGGTGGCGCCATAGGGCGCGCCGCCGGTGATTTCGTCGAGCTTCATCTGGCCGGCAAAGCCGTAGTTCAGGCCGACGACCGTCATGCCGAAGTGCAAAAGATTGGTGATGATCGAAAACAGCGTGGTTTCCTGCCCGCCATGCTGGGTCGCCGTTGCGGTAAAGGCACCGCCGACCTTG contains:
- a CDS encoding DUF5996 family protein; this encodes MSNNSQVRWPELPTAAWRDTYATLHLWTQIVGKIRLAKSPWLNHSWHVALYVTSRGLTTSPVPDGARTFQIDFDFIDHTLRISTSDGSLEQFVLAGHSVASFYAATMAALAELGIAVAIDEMPNELPDPIKFSEDTVHAAYDPDAVGCFLQILVNCDRIFKQFRTGFLGKASPVHFFWGSFDLAVTRFSGRRAPRHPGGVPHLPDAVAHEAYSHEVSSAGFWPGGGAIDYPAFYSYAYPEPPGFRAAKVQPDAAFFSEALGEFILPYDAVRTAADPDKALLDFLHSTYEAVAIAANWDRDALECDSGQPGVVRQV